The Desulfoscipio gibsoniae DSM 7213 genome contains a region encoding:
- a CDS encoding ABC transporter ATP-binding protein: protein MLKLFKIIKPYRIVVAFILVLIFLQSLAELYLPTIMADIVDTGIVRGDISYIIKMGVVMLLVAAGGTVCAFVASFSSAKISAKFGQLLRGRVFAHVEEFSLQEFDNLGTASLINRATNDITQVQQLLTMMLRMMVRAPMMCAGGIIMAVSKDAGLSLVIVAVIPILVASVYVVMAKSMPLYKAMQAKLDKLNLVLRENLTGVRVIRAFNRAVYEQERFDAANLDLTGTAIKVNKVMATMMPLMMLVLNFSIIGIIWFGSLRIEHGGIQVGDLMAFIQYAMQILFALMMFSMMIVMIPRASVSAARINEVLDTAPVIRDTAGAGKAGIPDCVTQFEQREDTSHQSMGTSPPTGNVTDGISSKREMALLETIGSSGVCIKFINVTFSYPGAEKPALANISFTAEPGEVTAIIGGTGSGKSTLVNLIPRFYDVDSGGVLVDGVDVRQWLQSDLRAKIGLVPQKAMLFSGTVADNIRYGKEDATDQEIWRAARVAQAASFIADLKDGFDTVIAQGGTNVSGGQKQRLTIARALVRRPMIYLFDDSFSALDFKTDAELRAALRKETAGATVLMVTQRVSTVLNADKIIVLDKGRIAGLGKHRQLMETCEVYREIVSSQLAGGELA from the coding sequence TTGTTAAAGCTTTTCAAAATAATCAAGCCCTACCGTATCGTGGTAGCTTTCATTCTTGTGTTAATTTTTTTGCAATCCCTGGCGGAATTATATCTGCCTACTATCATGGCTGATATTGTAGATACAGGGATAGTGCGGGGCGATATTTCCTATATTATAAAGATGGGCGTGGTTATGCTGTTGGTGGCTGCCGGGGGTACGGTTTGCGCCTTTGTAGCTAGTTTTTCATCGGCTAAGATATCAGCTAAATTCGGCCAATTACTCCGCGGCCGGGTTTTTGCACATGTGGAAGAATTTTCGCTGCAGGAGTTTGATAATTTGGGTACGGCCTCGCTTATTAACAGAGCCACCAATGATATCACCCAGGTCCAGCAGCTGCTGACCATGATGCTGCGCATGATGGTACGGGCTCCTATGATGTGCGCGGGGGGCATCATTATGGCGGTATCCAAGGATGCCGGCCTGTCTCTGGTGATTGTCGCGGTCATTCCCATACTGGTGGCATCTGTCTACGTGGTGATGGCCAAAAGTATGCCTCTATATAAAGCCATGCAGGCCAAGCTTGATAAATTAAATCTTGTGCTGCGGGAAAACCTCACCGGAGTTCGGGTAATCCGGGCCTTTAACCGCGCTGTTTATGAGCAGGAGCGTTTTGATGCGGCCAACCTGGATCTTACCGGCACCGCCATCAAGGTCAACAAGGTGATGGCCACCATGATGCCCCTGATGATGCTGGTGCTAAATTTCTCCATTATAGGAATCATATGGTTCGGTAGTTTGCGCATTGAGCATGGCGGCATCCAAGTAGGTGATTTAATGGCCTTTATTCAGTATGCTATGCAGATATTGTTCGCGCTGATGATGTTCTCGATGATGATAGTGATGATCCCCCGTGCATCGGTATCCGCTGCCCGGATTAACGAGGTGCTGGACACGGCCCCTGTTATTAGGGACACTGCCGGGGCAGGGAAGGCCGGTATCCCTGACTGCGTTACGCAATTTGAGCAAAGGGAAGACACTTCACACCAAAGTATGGGTACATCTCCCCCAACAGGGAATGTCACCGATGGCATATCCTCCAAACGGGAGATGGCCCTACTTGAGACTATAGGGTCTTCCGGGGTCTGTATCAAGTTTATTAATGTCACCTTTAGTTACCCGGGGGCGGAAAAGCCGGCATTGGCCAACATATCCTTTACCGCTGAACCCGGTGAAGTTACGGCCATCATCGGCGGCACCGGATCTGGCAAATCCACACTGGTTAACCTGATTCCCCGTTTTTATGATGTGGACAGTGGCGGCGTTCTGGTTGACGGCGTGGATGTGCGCCAGTGGTTACAGTCTGATTTGCGGGCTAAAATCGGTCTGGTGCCCCAGAAGGCTATGCTATTTTCCGGCACCGTAGCGGATAATATTCGCTATGGAAAGGAGGATGCCACTGACCAGGAGATTTGGCGAGCAGCCCGGGTGGCCCAGGCCGCTTCATTTATCGCCGATCTGAAGGACGGCTTTGACACCGTTATTGCTCAGGGGGGTACCAATGTTTCGGGAGGCCAGAAACAGCGTTTGACCATTGCCCGGGCTTTGGTACGCAGGCCCATGATTTATCTCTTTGACGACAGTTTTTCGGCGCTGGACTTTAAAACCGATGCCGAGCTGCGGGCGGCTCTTAGAAAGGAAACCGCCGGTGCCACGGTGCTGATGGTTACCCAGCGGGTCAGCACGGTACTGAACGCAGATAAAATTATTGTACTGGATAAAGGGCGCATAGCAGGTCTGGGCAAACACCGGCAGCTTATGGAAACCTGTGAGGTATACCGTGAAATTGTGTCCTCGCAGTTGGCGGGGGGGGAACTGGCATGA
- a CDS encoding heparan-alpha-glucosaminide N-acetyltransferase: MKKPVNQRLWEIDILRGIALVLMVFYHLLYDLNVFFTFNIAYNKGLFYLIGKSAAILFILVAGISSSFSKNNTLRGLKLIIWGYVIFLVTYIVVPGSNIVFGILQFLGVCLLLYPVFKKISPYVLAAAGTTIILTGEFTAQLSVGQNWLVPLGLREPSFSSADYFPLIPWLGVFLWGVSISKIVYKQKKSLIKATNKLFQPLAVIGKHTLIIYLVHQPVIMAVLYLIIDPPGFFNMLENIIKK; encoded by the coding sequence ATGAAAAAGCCTGTTAATCAGCGATTATGGGAAATCGATATACTAAGAGGCATAGCTTTGGTCTTGATGGTTTTCTATCATCTTCTTTACGACCTAAATGTGTTTTTCACCTTTAACATCGCTTATAATAAGGGTTTATTTTACTTGATAGGTAAATCAGCTGCCATATTATTTATTCTGGTAGCCGGAATTAGCAGTTCTTTCAGTAAAAATAATACTCTCAGGGGCCTAAAATTAATTATCTGGGGCTACGTTATTTTTCTGGTAACCTACATAGTTGTGCCGGGCTCTAACATTGTATTCGGAATACTGCAGTTTTTAGGCGTTTGCCTGTTGCTTTACCCGGTCTTTAAAAAAATTTCTCCTTATGTACTGGCAGCAGCGGGAACGACTATTATTTTGACCGGTGAATTCACTGCACAATTATCAGTAGGCCAAAATTGGCTTGTGCCGCTGGGGCTTAGGGAACCAAGCTTTTCTTCCGCAGATTACTTTCCGTTAATCCCCTGGCTCGGAGTTTTTTTATGGGGAGTATCAATAAGCAAAATAGTCTATAAACAAAAAAAAAGCTTAATCAAAGCAACAAACAAGCTTTTTCAACCCCTTGCCGTTATTGGGAAACATACCCTTATTATTTATCTTGTTCACCAACCCGTAATTATGGCTGTTTTGTATTTAATAATCGATCCACCTGGATTCTTTAATATGCTCGAAAATATAATCAAAAAATAA